DNA from Halostagnicola kamekurae:
ATGCGTTACAGGAACTGGCTATCGACATTGAGGTTGATTCTGTCGAAGAGGTCCGCGACGTCCGCGAACGGCTATGAAACTCTTTCTCGATACGAACGTTATACGGTGAGCAGGCGTAATACCACGGCCTTCAGGCCGTGGATACACGCCGTCACTCCGTGGAACAGACCGCCGTTCAAACGCCTGCCCCGAGTTTCCATGGTGACGTTTAAGTGACAGTCGGATCTACTGTAGTGTAGGAACCGGTCGGAACGGAGCGGATTCCGAACCGTCCTGCGGAGGCGGCCTGTCCGCCCACGCAACGAGGCAATATCCGAAAAGGCAGTCGGTGAACGCCCATTCCAGAAGAGTGGGTCTATGCTGACTGCTCAAAGCACGCAACACGATACCCCCGGCTCTGCTGACGTCTGCCGGCGTCCCCGTGGCAAAAACAACACGTGGACGCCGTACACGGTCGAGGATAGGGGTAACGGCGGTTTGGCACCGTCAGCAGTCCACCACTCCGATGCTGTGGGACTACCTGTGCCCGAAAGGTGTGGTAGTCCGGTGATTGGATTGCGAACCTGAAACTCCCACCGCTCGGGATTCCTCCGCATTTACGCGGAGGAGGATGTCAATGTCGCCGCTGTTACCAAGGACACTGACCGATCTGAGGTAGCCGTTCGTCTTCTCAACGATTTTGATGACAACTACACATCTGTCTTAAATCTCATGGAGCTACGGACTGTTCTTGCGAAGAAGAAGACCATCGAACGAGATCCAGTTGAACAGATCGAGCAGCGCATCAAATCCCGAACGATCGTCACATTCCCGGATGCCTCGGATATGGTCGAAGCAAATCAACTCCAAGACGAAACGCTTCTTTATCCGATGGATGCTCTCATTCTTGCCGCAGCCAATTCTGTCAACGCAACTCTCGTCTCGTTTGACAGTGAATTACGAGAACACGGTGCGAAGCGACCGCAAGATCTCATTTAACAACTTGAAGGTGTCATAGAACCCATCTCATACCGTGCTCCCTGGATTGTCTCCGTGTTCGTCGTTGGTGATTGCGACGACGAGTCGTAGAGACAGTACAAGGAACACCTGTGCTCGTGTGTGGACGCGGCCTCGGGACGCTAGTTACCAGTGCAGGCGTCTCTGTCTCTGCCAGCGTGCCGTCTCGGTCATCAAGTTCGAACCGGGGATGCAGACTCAGTACGGTCGCGTATGGTTCGGCATCTGTTGGCAGTCGGTCCAACTCGAAGCCGTTGTGACCGTCTTGCACACGCCGAAACAGTGTTTCAAACTGCTCACGCTGGAGCGGGATGGTACCGTCGTCACCACGGTACTCAATGTGGATCCGATGTTCCTGAAGAATTGTTAGGTGAAAGGGCTTGCGCGACAGTGGCGTGAGCAGCGTTGCATCCACTGGCAGTTCCTCAGCGTTATCGAGGAGATTATGACAACTGTGGTAAATGACCTAGGTAGTCTTTATCGGTACAGACCAATAGCCACTTGACGCCAGAAGTGCTACTTTCGCCCTTACATCGTTCAGTACAGTGGGATTAGAGAGCGGTCGATACAAGGTGCAACGGTATCATCATAGATAGACGCCACAAATGAGTGAACCAAACGTTCAACGAGCGACAGCGGCTGTTGCCGAGCAACTTGCGGAAGTCTACCAAAGTGCGTATCAGGAAAACCGTCGGCTAGGACTCCCCAACAACGAAGCAGAGTCTGTATCAAAGAAGAGGATAGCTGGTTTGATCCGGAAAAGTACGGTCTACGTTGCTAAAAAAGGCGACGATGTGATTGGCGGTGTCTGTCTTGAAAACACAGATTCAGACCGTGTGAAACTCAGGCGACTTGCCGTACACGAAGATTGGAAAGGGGAGGGTGTCGGAAGACAATTATTGGACTACGCAGAGGAACAGGCTCAGTACCATGGGTACGCTACGATTTGGTTGATCACTCCGAAAGCGCACCCATATCTCCCGGAGATGTATCGCCAACGTGGGTATGAGGATGTCGAAACAGTCTCGCAGGAAAACTATGACTTTGAGTTTCTTGTGATGGAAAAGAGGATGTCATAGAACGAGCCTCACGGCGTTCCTTTCATCCCGTGCGGGCTGAACTATCCGTTCACTACACCTGCGCACTTATCGAAAATGATTACATAAAAACGGCTAATGATATGCTATGGACGATACTCGGATTATTCAGGTAGCAACTCTCTGGTTTGTTGTCCTCATCTACATACAGACAGGCTCTGGTGGCGGTGGCGCAGTAAATATGGCCATCGGTTTTATTGCTCTTCTCCTCATATATATTCTTCCGCTCACTCTCGTTATTTTCGTCATCCTACAGCTCGTCGATAGATAGATCACCTGTACTTGCCGTTTGTCAGATAGCGGTGGGAAGTGTGAGAACTGTTTTCTGATACTCTGACGTTGTATTCCAAAGCTCTCCGCTGAGTTTATTGTCTCCCCAAAGGGGTGAGGAGTTCAGAAATGACTGCAATCGCCCAGACAGTGACCACCGCATTGTAGTTGGACGAACTAAATGAGAGTGTCAGCATTATTAATTATGCTGTTATGTTTGCTAATCTCTGCAATGGGCTTTTCTGTGTTATAGCTATCTCCAATGGAAACTATTATGTGATCCAAATAATGAGTCATCACTACTGAAAGTTAAAATAGAAATAATGACCCGAAATACCGTTAACAAACTTGCTTCAATTATAGTCACCGACGTGTTGGGTTTGCTGTGGGTGGCCAGCATCAATGCATTCGAAAATTCTCGTGAAACGCTGACTAGGTGGATGATCCCGCACGATATTGGCCACCGGAACCCCGAGCGCCGCTGCAACAACCCGTTTTCAGATAGTTACTAGTATGAGTAACAAACCCTCCGACAGTCCGTCTGATTGCCCTGCTAACCACCCCGATGAGTCACCGTCAGTACTGACTCGTACTCGACAGCAGTTCATTCGCGTCTCGCCACAGCTACTTTCGATTGCTGTCTGGCTGGTCTTTATACTGGTCGTCACTGGCTCGGCGACAGCCCAGTCAGATGTCGGCGACGTCTATTGTGGGACTGGCGTTGAAACGGGGATCACTATCGTTTTCGGTGCGATTGCTGGTCTTGGGCTCCCCGCGACAGGCTTCTATGTCTGTCGAGCAGGCCTCTCGTACATGCGTGCGGGTGGCAACCCTGAGAAAAAGAACAACGCCAAAGAGCGGCTGGTGATGTCGGGGCTCGGGTTCGGGATTATCGTCCTCGCACTCATCTCTCCCGAACTCATCGACAACATTGGGAGTCAGATGGGATTCGACTTCTCCAGTTGTGTGCGGCCCTTCTGAGACTTTACACAATTGAAACCGACATCCCCTCACCCCTGTCGATGGCTACACTCCGCCCGGTGATCGTCGTCGCCCTCCTCGTTACGAGTAGCCTCGCCGTTGGGTTGATGGGCACCGCAGCAGCCAGCTCACCAGCTGCGAACTTGAGTACCGCACTCCCTGCGGACGGGCCTGATTACGGCGTCAACGAGTCGCGGTTTCAACTACTCTGGTCGGAGGATACTGACCAGGAAAATCTCTCGAGTGCCGATTTCACAGAGAATGCGTCCTCACCGGCGGCGTTCTCTCAGCGCCTCTCGAGGTCTACGGACTACCTGTTCGACGAGCCAATTGAGGACGTCGAACGCTGGAATAGCGGTGACTTCGATGACTATGCTGCTGGTGATGAAGAGACATCGGTCCACCCTGAAGCAGCAGCCCTCGAGGATGGACGCTTCATCAAAGACGCCCACGCCACCATCTTCACAGTTAATCCGTCGACGGTCCTCCAATCGGGTACTAACTCGACCACGTATATCGCGCCAGAAGGCGAGGTCCTCGCGATCTCCGATTACCGAGTTGAGGTACCGGACGACAGTGAAACTGGACCAGTACGCGACGAGTGGTCCCTCGAGGAGACAGAACTCGAGAGTGTCACACTCCAAATCGACGGACAAGCAGTCGATTCGAACACGAGCCATCAGTCGACCCTCAAGTACAGCAGTCTGTCAGGAGCCCCCACGTTGACAGTTGAAGCAGACATCTCCGCTCAACTCCGCCAGAAAGAGCAGACGTGCGACGAGTATAATCAGAGCACGGACTCCTGTGAGGGCTCGTGGGAGACGGAGATCAACCACCCCTCCGAACACCTCACAGCAACTGACTCACTCGAGACTACTGTCAACCGAGTCGATACCGCCGATGGAAATCAGACGGCGTTCGAAGCCGATGATAACCGCACCGGTGCAGTCGTTCACCCGGGCACCGTCTGGTCGGGGATCGGTATCGACGACGAGACACGGGTTCGCGGGAACTGGCGCTTCTATTCCGCAGGCGCAGACGGCTGGCATACAATGGTCTCACAAACCGAATCAGGCGCAACTCGAGTGAATTCCACTGTTCGTCCGGCACAGCTCTACGCGGTCCCAATGCAGGCAGAACCAGAGGTGGCGGGTGGTGCGACCGATACTGTCGCACCACCACTCGAAATCGAAGCAGCCTGGGGAAGTGAACATGAGGGTCCATCCCTCGATGACGAGATTGACGTCACCCCAGCCGATCAGTACGTGAACGCGACGTCTATCGCGCTTCGATCAGATTCACTCTCAGCAGATTCGTTCGACACAGTGGATGTCCACGGAATCGTTCGTGGCCAGTCACAAACAGTCTCGCTCGAGGACGAAGGCACCGTTCACGAAACGAATCTCGAACTGACCGTGCTCGAGGCCAATTCCTCGGGGGCGGTCGTCGAAGCAACAGTCACCGAAAACGCAACTGGCGAGCCAGTGACGACTGGGCGCGTCGAAGTCGGCAACCAGTCGGCTCCCCTCAACGCCAGTGGCATGGCTCGACTCCATCTCGAGGAGCGGCCATCGCTACTCGTTGATGGGAGGTACGTTGCTGCAGATTGGTGGGATGCGGAGACGATGTACGCTGGGGCCGAAGACAGAGCGAAGATTCCACCGAAGTATCCGAAGTTCGCCCAGCTCGTCCAACTAGCGCTCGTGACGCTCTTGTGGTTCCTGCCAGTTTCCCTGGCCGTCTACGGGTTTGACTACCTGTCTGGCGGCACGTTCCTTGGACTCACAGACAACAATGACCGATAACACCCCTACTCACGAGAGTCGTATCGCCCGCCGATCAGTCCTTGCGACCATCGGGCTCAGTACTGTCGGACTCGCAGGCTGTACGTCGAACACAGATTCAGAGCCCTCCAACAACAGTTCGGAGGATGGCTCTGGACTCGACACCGAAGACAGCGATGTCTTCGCGAACGTCGAAATGAACGACAAGAACCTCGAGGTCGAAGTAACTGAGGAGAGCACGACCGAGGTCATCACCCTCCGGGACCCGGATGGTGAGATATTCGACCAAGATAGTCTCGAGGGCGACACCGAGGTCGCGTTCGAGATCCTTGGCAGATATGAAGACGATATCGCCACTGGCGAGTACGAACTCGTTGCCCTCGAGAGTCGTGGGAGCGACGACCCGATCGACTCGACGACGATCACGCTCGATGCAGAGTGTACAATCACCGACGTATTCTGGGCGGCAGAGAACCCGGATATGGACTGGGAGAAGAGATCCTCTGCTTGGGATGCTCATGCGGCTATCATCATCGAAAACAAGGGAACGATTCCTTCCCTACTCACCGAACTCGAGTGGGCTGGCGCTCCAGTGGCTCACCTTCAATCGAAGGACGCCCAATCGTACTACCACGAAGTACGTTTGCCGCCCGGAGAGACAACTGTCTATTCAGAAGGCCCAGTGTACCGGACTCAAAACTCGATTCAGTCGCTTGACTGTAGCGAATATGACACGGAACCGATGACAGTGACGGCTGTCACCCAGGTTGGACCCGATCCGTCGTATACTCAGCAAATCGAGTACGGTGGTGAGCAGTCATGTGAACTTGCCATTGTTGAAAGTAGCACTGATGGAGGTGAGAACTGAATGCCATGGCTTCAGGACCAAGTTGAGGACGGGATTGAGAACATTCTCCGGGACTTCTCTGATGCACTTCTTGGACTGGTAAACAGCATCTATGAAGCGCTT
Protein-coding regions in this window:
- a CDS encoding type II toxin-antitoxin system VapC family toxin: MYAEEDVNVAAVTKDTDRSEVAVRLLNDFDDNYTSVLNLMELRTVLAKKKTIERDPVEQIEQRIKSRTIVTFPDASDMVEANQLQDETLLYPMDALILAAANSVNATLVSFDSELREHGAKRPQDLI
- a CDS encoding GNAT family N-acetyltransferase, with protein sequence MSEPNVQRATAAVAEQLAEVYQSAYQENRRLGLPNNEAESVSKKRIAGLIRKSTVYVAKKGDDVIGGVCLENTDSDRVKLRRLAVHEDWKGEGVGRQLLDYAEEQAQYHGYATIWLITPKAHPYLPEMYRQRGYEDVETVSQENYDFEFLVMEKRMS
- a CDS encoding pilin: MSNKPSDSPSDCPANHPDESPSVLTRTRQQFIRVSPQLLSIAVWLVFILVVTGSATAQSDVGDVYCGTGVETGITIVFGAIAGLGLPATGFYVCRAGLSYMRAGGNPEKKNNAKERLVMSGLGFGIIVLALISPELIDNIGSQMGFDFSSCVRPF